A region of the Penicillium psychrofluorescens genome assembly, chromosome: 6 genome:
ATGAAATGGCGAGATCCCGATCTGGAAATTTACTGTAAATGACGTGGCGACCACCTGGAGTCAACAGCTCTTTGTTGGTAGTCATTGACAGCTGAAAGGAATGGGCGGGTGTGTATTGGTTGTTGTCAACAGCCGCGCCGGCTGACATGCATTATGGGAAAGCAAGGTAACCAAAGCGTTCGCTGTCGTCTTCGAGACAAGGTGCCATGCGGTCAGTGCCTCAAGACCCAAAGAGTCGGGCTGTCAAGCCACCTACTTGGGAGACACTGTGGGCCTATCGAGTTGGCCAACATCGCCGTAATCCCGCACGGCGGGTGTTAGCGTTGCTGATGGGATGAGTTGGTGGAGCGTCTGCTCAGGAGCTCAGAGTCTATTGAAGGTGTCCTTCACCGTGCTAGGACTAGTGATGTGCCAATGTGCCCTAGCTTGCAGGATCTCATGTAGCACACGAAAGTGATTGGTGGATGTGACAGGAGGTGCGTCGCGGCGGTTACGGGTAATTTGGTCGCGCTGATCCCTGCGGCGCTTCCTCGATTGTGACAAGGTGATTGGCTCTGGCTTCGCAAAGTTTGCTAACTTTAGCAACAAAAAATGTAGCTAATTTGGGTCACCTAGTGAGTTTTCTAAGTTAAGATACCGGATTGGGTGCGGGGAAGGGGCGCTGTGACTATGAGGCTCGCGTGGTATATCAGGGCCAACAGTCCAGGGTTGCCACGCCTGGCCTTTCACTCAGGGTATTCCAAGTCTCCTGAAAGGGAACTCGATTCGTTTTCCTGCATtctacttttctttcttcattCAGTATCTACCCAAAAGTTATTCCTCATCTCACCATGGGCGTCATCCGACTGCCTCGCCCAGCGGGCATCTATGTCCCAGGTTCTCCTTCACGAACTCTCACCAACGACatgatctcgccgcctctctctcctgaATTCAGCTTCGACTCTGATGCTGTCGTTCCTTCCCTCCTGCCCGCCCTTGAATACATCTCCTCTAAGCTGCAACAAAAGATGATGCATGTCACACTTCTAGTTGGCCGTGGTAAACCCTATCCCACCGGGGAGCCGTCCGATCTTATGATCATTCCAGTCACTTCCCTTGACTCACCGTCGTGGAGAATACTGGAACGGGCCATTGCTAGGGCAGCAAAGAAGTTTTCTCTGGGCCAGAGCTGGACCGACGCGCTGAACCGCAGCCAGTATGAACGCCAGGCCAATGAGTACCTCATGGAGCAGTCTATCCTCCAGAACGAGGTTGTGTTTAGCCAAGAGGGCTTGACCTTGCTCAACATGGACCGCATTTACACCTTCAAACGCCGGCTCTGTATCTTCTCCAACCGCCCTTTCTCCCGTACCGATGACCAATCCATCAACTCATGCGTGAAGCTGTTGCACCGTATCGTCACGGACTTCCAAGGCCGTCCCTTCAGCAAGGCGTTCTTCCACCGTGTCTATGAGCAGCTGGATGTCCGCGACGACCTGCTCACCCAGGTGGCCAGTGCCTACAAAACCATCCACAAGCAGGATGCTATCATTCTTCCTCCACAAGCCAAAGCCGAGCACTCTCAGCCTCGTAAAGAACATCCTCGGAGGTCGCCGATTCGCCCTGCTCGTGTGCGAAGACAGCCGCCGCCGGCTAAGTCCAGTATGTCGACTAAGCGTGGCCCTAAGACTCCACTGTCCGCATCGGATGTTACCCCCATCACTCGGAATGAATGGAACATCCTTGTGAGCACGGACATTCGACAGCTGCAGCCCACTGTCACCAAGTGGACGCCGTCGCCAACAGTATTTGCCGTGGCCTGAGACATATAACTGTCGAGGATGTTCTCAACTCGATCCGACAAATTGGGCTCGATCAAAGCACAAATACGTTTCCCAGTGAACAGTGCCTCTGGTGTATTGCCCAAGGGATACCCTTGTTAGCTGTCGTTGCAATCCGATTCGCAAGGGGCACGAAGTCGTCGATCTTCAAGATCATGTCACAACTTCGCCCTTGGCCGACACTATTAGTGATGCCGGCCCCGCTGCGTTGGCCGAGCCAATAATGGGAACCGGTCAGTCATAGTGAGCGCCAACTCGACCTTCTCATTTCGCGGTGCCAGAAAATAAGTTTGCTGAGTGCCCATTAACCGGCGCAATCTGGACTGTGCGCTCAAAAATAATTCCTCCCAGTCCAATCATGAACATAGACTTACAGCATGCGGATAATTTCATGGGTAACACTACATAGCGCTAACTAATGAGAGAAGAAATCTTTATCACTATCGGCGTCCTCCACTGCCCCGCGGTGTCACGTGGGGCGATATCACCATGACCACTGTAgtagtttttttttttttgggttttCGTAGATGTTCTGTGAGCGCGTCCGGGGGTTTCTTCCGCCTCTGCCGACAGCACCCCAGCTTCCACTGTCGCCTCGCTCCAGGACTGTTTATTGCAGATTACCAAGAGGACTGAGCGGTCGCTCAAAAGATCTTGGCAGCGCTAGGACGACGCCGATAAGACTAATGAGTATTTTTCATCGCTTTATCGGATCTGCGAACTTGCCGAAGCTTATACTCGTAATTCGCTTCTCCCCGCCGTCATTTTGTTGACCCGCATCGGATACATTAGCTGTGTATCTGCTCTCCTGCTCGCCCCGTCTGGGGAAGGAACCAACCCAGCACTATCAAGCATCTCAccaagggaaagaaagaaccgGAGGAAGTTCGCATTGATTCGACAGTGACACCTCAACAATGGCTTCGGTCGTCGATGAACCGGTAGAGACTCACAGTCCAGATGGTGACCGAAAATGGAGTCTACAACCACTTATACGCCATGCGGAGCGTTCTCACGGCCGGATGCCGGGGATCAGAAGGATTCCACTTCGGGCAATTGGTATCATCTTGTTCATTGCCTTCCTGAATGTGGTCGTGTGGATTGCTGCTGCAATCGTGCTGGTATGATTGACATATCGGTCCACTTGTTGGAGTCGAGAGCTAACTCTTTCATCCAGCACTACCATCCGTACGTTTAGTCTACGCATGCCTAGATACTTTTTATTGGCTGTGATATCTCCTGAAATTGCATTGCTAATTCTTGATTCACCAGGACATTGGTTTCTACCGCTGTTCTAGCCTACACACTTGGTCTGAGACATGCGTTCGACGCAGACCACATATCTGTATGTATATTCTCGCTGCACGGAGTCAATAATTCTAACGAAACATCAAACAGGCCATTGATCTAATGACCCGACGCTTACTTGCTACCGGACAGAGACCCGTTACGGTGGGGACATTTTTCTCACTGGGCCATTCGACGTAAGCCCTGATGATCAGACTGGAATATGACTCTGTCTAACGATCAGCTAGAATTGTCATAATCACGTCTATTGTTGTGGCAGCCACGGCAGCTGCAGTGTCATCGAGATTTGATAGCTTCAGCACTATTGGCGGAATCATTGGCAGCTCTGTCAGTGCCACATTCTTGATTCTACTTGGCTTGATGAATGGGTACATATTGTACAAACTCATCAAACAGATGCAAAAGGTCTTCAGCCTGCCAGCGggccatgaagatgaagCGTGGAAGATTGAGGGAGGTGGAATCCTCTTTTCCATTTTGAAGAAAATGTTCAAACTGATTGATCGGTAAGCGGAGGCATCTAATCAACTAATCTAACATCTTTAACTAATTGTGCTCTGTAGGCCCTGGAAGATGTACCCACTGGGAATTCTTTTCGGACTTGGTTTTGACACCTCTTCTGAAATTGCATTACTCGGTATCTCGTCGATTGAAGCAGCAAAGGGAACTTCCTTTTGGGTGATTCTCATTCTCCCAGCTCTGTTCACCGGTAAGTCATATTGATTTCATGCAAAGAATACCAGCCGCCTATTCTGACGCATGACAGCGGGAATGTGTTTGCTGGACACAACAGATGGAGCCCTCATGTTCTCGCTCTACATCCAACCCTCAGCCAACTTCCTGCCACCAAAACCCCACAATAGCACATCAGACGCAGCCTCTACCACTAGTGATGGCGATGAACTACCGCAATCGCACGACAACCACCGCGACCCCATCGCATTCCTCTACTACTCAATTGTCCTAACTTCGTTGACTGTCATCGTGGCCATCGTGATTGGAGTAATTCAACTTCTCACAATGATTTTGAACGTGACGCATGCTAAAGGCAAATTCTGGGATGGTGTGCAAACAGCAGGGGACTATTACGATGTAATCGGTGGGTCTATCTGTGGCTCTTTCATTATATTCGGCGGTTCAAGTGTTCTGCTCTATAAaccatggcgaagatggaTGACTCGGCGGCATGCTCGGAGTGTGGTTACTGGTGAAGAAGGGTATCGGAACGATGCTTCGGGTGGTGGGGAGCAGGTCTGTGACATCTTTGATGGATCAATGGATGGAGGACAGCAATGCCCGACTGAAACTGCTGGTAAAGGGACTTTGTCTCAGGTTGCAGTGAAGTCCACTGGCGAGCCGGGACTCGAGGATGAGATCGTCTAGCTGGACGTGGTGATCGACACTATATCAACATTTAACCATGTTTACAAAGTAGGAACTTTGGAGAGGTTTAGTCTGAATCATTGAACCAGAGTTAGGATCTTCCATTCGGTCTTCTCTATCTCGATCTATAAAATGTtgtgcctcaggcagaaaCAACGTGACGTCAGACAGGGAGGCGCGAGTCTGCCTCCTCAGCAGCTCTTCAATTAGACAACAACATCCCAACTCCGAGCATTCTGACCATGATATCTTTGACCCATTGAATTTACTTTTTTTTGACACCCTTTCATCGCCATGCCCATGATCACCACTCGATGTAAGAGGGCGAGGCATAGAAATCGGTAACCCTGGTTCCTCAGTGCACATACAACTCGATAAACAGACGTTTTGATCCGATATATTTGCACATATCTTTTATATATTGCTTTTTTATGTGGGAATTGCCAGGAGGATTTAGCTGGATTGGTCTCTGACAGAATATGCCGGACCCCTTGTTTGCAAGTTCATCCCCGCCGGAGGCAGATGCAGAAATCGACCAGCTGGACATCTTCTCGTCAATCCCGCCGGTCTTTATTCTGCCTACTCATTTTTCATTGGACGGATTACATGATGTTGAAAGCCGGCTCGTCAGCCACGGGGGAAATATCACCTACGACATTGCTGAAGCTGGGTTGATCCTGGGGAGAATTGGGCAGAAAAAACGTGCCGCCTTGGAGCTGCGCTCACGCGGTATTTGGACCGAGGATATTTCAGAACCTTTGCCCGCAAATGAAGCCAGTTCGAAAGATTCTGAACCCCCTCTAAAACGAAGGCGAACAGAGCAGCATGGCCAGCCCGGGGGTGCAGAAAGCGAGGTCATCGACCTCAGCACTGAGTCCGAGTCCGGGTCCGAAAAATATAGCGCGCAAGACCGAAATCATCTTCCAAAGCGTCTACTTCAAACGGCTGATGATCAAAAAGGTTCAGTCCTTGTGATCAAGCTTGAATGGCTTAACAGCTCTATCAAGGCCGGGAAACCTTTACCGAAAGAGCCATATATAGTTTACCAAGGTCGAAAGAGGACAGTGCCTACTGTTCCTGCGGAAATGGGAAAGCAAATAGGCACCACAGGACAATCATCCAAACAAATAATTCAGCGCGCCAAAGACGATGCTGCGCTGCAATCACAGCCAGTTTCCTCTGGTAGATTCGGTGTTCGGCGCTCGAAGGAAGCATTTGACGGAGGATCTTCCTCTCAAAGACAACCCCCAACTTTATACCGTCAGACAACCTCCGAGCATGATGAACCCACGCCACTGCCACCCGTTCCAGATTGGGTCCGCGACCAGGTTCTATACGCATGTATGCGCTCAACGCCTCTGCATCCCACAAACGAGGAATTCATTTCACAACTCGAGAAGATCCGCCGCATTCGAGAGCTCACACTTGACGATATTGGGGTACGGGCGTATAGTACCTCAATCGCCGCTCTCGCAGCGTACCCGTACACTATTCATCGACCAAATGAAATCATCGCCTTGCCCGGCTGCGATGTGAAGATCGCGAACCTCTTTGCCGAGTTTCAGCAGCATGGTGGTTGCAATCATACCGAAGACGACGGGACTGTTTCTGCCGCAGACGCCCTCGACACGGACCCGGTATTACGCGTTTTGCACACTTTCTATAAGATTTGGGGCGTTGGTGCCAAAACCGCACGAGAGTTCTATTATCTCCGGGGCTGGCGAGATCTCGATGATATCGTCGAACACGGCTGGGATTCACTTTCTCGTGTGCAGCAAATAGGAGTCAAATTCTATGATGAGTTTCTGGCTGGTGTTCCTCGCCTCGAATCGGAAAACATTGTTGCTATCATCCACCGGCATGCAAGCCTTGTCCGTCCCGATGCCGGCAATGACATTGACTGTGTTATTGTCGGTGGATATCGTCGAGGGAAAGAAATCAGCGGTGACGTGGATATCATGATAACTCACCGCGATGATGCGGTAACGCGAAACCTCGTCGTTGATCTTGTTGCCAGtctcgagaaggagcggTACATCACCCACACTCTCTCCTTGAACCTCACTTCCTCTCATCGAGAGCAGCAGACCATTCCCTTTCGCGGCGAAGGTCCCGGAAAACACTTTGACAGCCTAGACAAGGCCTTAGTGGTCTGGCAAGACCCGCACTTCGACATCGGAGACGTCGATGTCGACAAGACCACTATACGCAAAAAGAATCCAAACCCTCATCGTCGGGTGGATATTATCATCTCGCCCTGGCGAACTATCGGTTGCGCGGTGCTTGGCTGGTCTGGCGACACGACTTTCCAGCGGGATATACGCCGCCATGCAAAGAAGGCCCATGCATGGAAGTTTGACTCGAGTGGCGTTCGGGAGCGAACATCTGGCGGTCAGGTTGTTGATCTTGAGCATGGAGGAGAAACTTGGCAGGAAAGGGAGAGATTGGTGATGGAGCGATTGGGAATTGGATGGAGGCCGCCGGAGGAGAGATGCACACGGTAGATAATAACTTTTAATCTAGCATGAAACAAATCTGAAGTTACTGGTGCTACTCATATTCTTCGTCTCGTGGGCGACTTCATAGATCTATACGCGAAACAGCAGCTAAATTAAGGAGTGTCTGTCATCTGATTCGACAAGATAACGGCCTAGGATCAGGATCTGGGCGCGTCAATTGGAAGTCGCGACGCGCGTTGACGATCATCACAATGCGTATACTATTTatttctctccttttcgCCCCTGAACAGAAATCCCCTAATCCCTCCCAGCTCTAATCTTCATACTACATACTTCATTCTACGTACATATTTTGTTGTCATCTAATGCCACTATGCCTCCCAAGCGCAAGTCATCGGACAATGCGGACGCTCAACCCAAACGGTCCAAGACTGGGGGTGTGACTACCGGGAAGGAGTCCCGCTGGTCCAAAGTCTCGGGCTCTGCAAATATCTACGAGAATTACAAGACAGTCACGGACGATGCTCCCGATGCGTACGCGTGGAAATGCGAGTGTAAAGCGCCATtcgatgacgatgacgatgacgatgacgaggaagaaccTGAATTCGACGAGAAAGAcgaggatgaaaagaaagtCAGTGGCCATAATTAATAATCTATCTGGCCGTACTGACCCCAACCAGGACACCTGCGACGATGGCAAGACTTGTTTCTGCGGGAAACCCGCCACGGAACATCCCGGCCACCAATGGGTCTTCACCTTTGCAGGACAGCAGAAAGTTCCTCACGTCAATACTCCAGCTGAACATCCGTAACCCGGACTGCTTTGGCATGTATGTCTACAACGATTCCTACGGCTGGGGTACTATGGAGGTCATAGAGAATCTCCTTGTGGATttcgaagaagccgaggGTAATTGGAAAGAGCAGTGGGCTATGTGCGAGGCCATTGCAATGCTTTGGCTACGCGGTGCTCCCGGTCCGCTGTACATGTGAGTCGTTCCTCTTCCAGTTTACATTTATCTACCAATTGAGGGATTTGCTAAATACAATTCAATCATACAGggtcgacgacggcgacCATCTCAACCAGCTCGTTGATCTGATTGGAGTCATGTTCCTATCCATGCTAGCCACTTTGGATCGTAATGGCCTCTTGAAGCAAGACTCCGAGGTCAAGAATCTCGGCATGATCATGGGACTGTACATCCGACTTGGATTTGACGATGACCTGGGATTCGAGGATCTTAACACTCGCGTGCTTGCCTATGCGACCAAGAAAAACATTGAAATTCGTGGGCTCATGAAATTACAGAGCCGTGTCGATGGCTTGCAGGCAGaggccgacaagatcacGCTTCCTGCGTCTGGGGCTAAAAATAACGATCCCTGGGATTGGAAAAAGCTCATGGGAGACTATGAGGGTTACTGTCAAGCCATACCGACGTACGCGATCAAGCCCAACAAgatgggcggtgatggcTGTGACATTACGACCTGGCCTAGCGCGACGCGCAAGAAGCACAGCTTCGATAAGAAAGACCCTCTGGGTAAGGAAGAGATGGATGCAATCAAGCAGGGCATGGTTATCCAGGTGGCATAAGTCCTGCATTCTTGAACTCGCTATCTATTGTACCAACGTTTATAACCCTCTGTTCGTCTCTTTTACTGCGATCAAATTTTGTACATTTTATTAAATTGCACAATTCTGTCTTACGCCCAATCATTACCAACGAGAACCTCTGGTCGGTTTTCTGTAAGCTGCGCGTGAGTTTCGGGCCTTTCACAAAATATTTATGGATGTTATCTGCCTAGTAACTGCCTCAAGCTATCCTACGGCTTCTTGTCCTATGGAAGCGCTTTTCCCAG
Encoded here:
- a CDS encoding uncharacterized protein (ID:PFLUO_009486-T1.cds;~source:funannotate); this encodes MGVIRLPRPAGIYVPGSPSRTLTNDMISPPLSPEFSFDSDAVVPSLLPALEYISSKLQQKMMHVTLLVGRGKPYPTGEPSDLMIIPVTSLDSPSWRILERAIARAAKKFSLGQSWTDALNRSQYERQANEYLMEQSILQNEVVFSQEGLTLLNMDRIYTFKRRLCIFSNRPFSRTDDQSINSCVKLLHRIVTDFQGRPFSKAFFHRVYEQLDVRDDLLTQVASAYKTIHKQDAIILPPQAKAEHSQPRKEHPRRSPIRPARVRRQPPPAKSSMSTKRGPKTPLSASDVTPITRNEWNILVSTDIRQLQPTVTKWTPSPTVFAVA
- a CDS encoding uncharacterized protein (ID:PFLUO_009487-T1.cds;~source:funannotate), which codes for MPGIRRIPLRAIGIILFIAFLNVVVWIAAAIVLHYHPTLVSTAVLAYTLGLRHAFDADHISAIDLMTRRLLATGQRPVTVGTFFSLGHSTIVIITSIVVAATAAAVSSRFDSFSTIGGIIGSSVSATFLILLGLMNGYILYKLIKQMQKVFSLPAGHEDEAWKIEGGGILFSILKKMFKLIDRPWKMYPLGILFGLGFDTSSEIALLGISSIEAAKGTSFWVILILPALFTDGALMFSLYIQPSANFLPPKPHNSTSDAASTTSDGDELPQSHDNHRDPIAFLYYSIVLTSLTVIVAIVIGVIQLLTMILNVTHAKGKFWDGVQTAGDYYDVIGGSICGSFIIFGGSSVLLYKPWRRWMTRRHARSVVTGEEGYRNDASGGGEQVCDIFDGSMDGGQQCPTETAGKGTLSQVAVKSTGEPGLEDEIV
- a CDS encoding uncharacterized protein (ID:PFLUO_009488-T1.cds;~source:funannotate), producing MPDPLFASSSPPEADAEIDQLDIFSSIPPVFILPTHFSLDGLHDVESRLVSHGGNITYDIAEAGLILGRIGQKKRAALELRSRGIWTEDISEPLPANEASSKDSEPPLKRRRTEQHGQPGGAESEVIDLSTESESGSEKYSAQDRNHLPKRLLQTADDQKGSVLVIKLEWLNSSIKAGKPLPKEPYIVYQGRKRTVPTVPAEMGKQIGTTGQSSKQIIQRAKDDAALQSQPVSSGRFGVRRSKEAFDGGSSSQRQPPTLYRQTTSEHDEPTPLPPVPDWVRDQVLYACMRSTPLHPTNEEFISQLEKIRRIRELTLDDIGVRAYSTSIAALAAYPYTIHRPNEIIALPGCDVKIANLFAEFQQHGGCNHTEDDGTVSAADALDTDPVLRVLHTFYKIWGVGAKTAREFYYLRGWRDLDDIVEHGWDSLSRVQQIGVKFYDEFLAGVPRLESENIVAIIHRHASLVRPDAGNDIDCVIVGGYRRGKEISGDVDIMITHRDDAVTRNLVVDLVASLEKERYITHTLSLNLTSSHREQQTIPFRGEGPGKHFDSLDKALVVWQDPHFDIGDVDVDKTTIRKKNPNPHRRVDIIISPWRTIGCAVLGWSGDTTFQRDIRRHAKKAHAWKFDSSGVRERTSGGQVVDLEHGGETWQERERLVMERLGIGWRPPEERCTR
- a CDS encoding uncharacterized protein (ID:PFLUO_009489-T1.cds;~source:funannotate), with amino-acid sequence MPPKRKSSDNADAQPKRSKTGGVTTGKESRWSKVSGSANIYENYKTVTDDAPDAYAWKCECKAPFDDDDDDDDEEEPEFDEKDEDEKKDTCDDGKTCFCGKPATEHPGHQWLNIRNPDCFGMYVYNDSYGWGTMEVIENLLVDFEEAEGNWKEQWAMCEAIAMLWLRGAPGPLYMVDDGDHLNQLVDLIGVMFLSMLATLDRNGLLKQDSEVKNLGMIMGLYIRLGFDDDLGFEDLNTRVLAYATKKNIEIRGLMKLQSRVDGLQAEADKITLPASGAKNNDPWDWKKLMGDYEGYCQAIPTYAIKPNKMGGDGCDITTWPSATRKKHSFDKKDPLGKEEMDAIKQGMVIQVA